In Catalinimonas alkaloidigena, the sequence ACCAGCACCACAGCCGACAACAGGAACTCGAGGTTGTTCTCAAAGTCGACGACGTAGGCGTTGTCAATCAGGAATCCGTAGGCATCCCCCACTTTATTGAAAACGCGGATTTGGCCGTCGAGCGGCGTTTTACGATCTCCAAACTGCAGGAACTTGACGTAGCTGTCGTGGTACGGTGGGTTCTCGTACTTCGGATACCGAGACTCGCGAGGAAACTCCGACATCGCTTGGTAGACGAACCGGTAATCGTCGTCGGTGAGTTGGAAACGCGCTTGTTCCGGAACTGACTCGGGAAACAACAATGCCCGGAGGAGTCGCTGTTGTTCCTCCAGGGGGTAAAAGTTCAGGCCGGAAAAATCTTTCGGTTCCATCACTACGTGGCCTTCGATCATCTCGCCTTTGCCTTTCAGGATCGGCGCGGGTGCTTCGTAGACGCGTTGGCTGGTCACGAGCGGTTGTTCGTAAAGCAACTGCTCATCGGCATCGTAAAAGCGCACCGGGTTGGTCTGGCGGCTCTGCTCCGGCGTGCGGGCCACTTCCAGCCGGTGGAAAATCCGCGTGTCGGTGTAGCCTTTCGCGTGGAGGCGTTCGTTGAGCGGTTCCTGTCCGATGAACTCGTAGAGGCGGTTGTAGGCGTCGTTGTCGCTCACCAGCAGAATTTTCCGGACGTAGTGCGCCACGGACGGCAACCCTGTCGCCGAGGTCGTGTCTTCGTAGACCGCCGTTTGCCCCACCGCCCCGCTGTCGGTTAGCATCGTGCTGTATTTGTCCAGACCGGGAATGGCGAGTTGGTTCAGCTTTTCGAGGGCGAGCAACGCGGTGGGCAGTTTCGCCGTGCTGGCAGGGTAGAAGTAGCGGGTGGAATCGACGTTCAGGCGGTATGACCTGAACGTCGGGCGGTTCGCTGCGTCGCGGTCGATCTGCGTGTAGAGGATCTGGTATTCAAAATGTTCGGGCTGGCGTAACACCCGCTCCAGGACGGGCGAGTGGCGATTGCGCAACAACCGGATTAACAGGTCATTGCCCGGCGTGTCGGCCCCCGATGCCGCATGGTACGAAGAAGAACAGGCAGAAAGTCCCACAAGCAAGAAGAGAAAGATTCGACTTAGTAGCACTATTTAAATAAAAAATATGTCATATATTAACCAAAAGTCGCCGGGATGTCTCTCACCCTTATCGCATCCGGTGGCGCAAGAAATGACGCGAAGAAGAAGCTGCGCGCCGGGTGGGGCTCCATCTTCACACAACCTTTCATAACTTTGTAAATCATCCACGGACCTACGCGCTTGGCGCAGCATCCGCTTTTTCAGACTGCCATGAAGTATCCTGAATATAAGAATCCTGATTACGCGCAGATCGGGCAAGATATCCTCCAATTCTGGAAGGAGAAAGACATTTTCGAGAAATCGGTTTCCAGTCGTGAGGGCAACGCGGCCTACACGTTTTACGAAGGACCGCCCTCGGCCAACGGAACGCCGGGCATTCACCACGTGATGGCCCGGACAGTGAAGGACCTGGTGTGTCGGTACCAGACGCTAAAGGGCTTTCAAGTAAAGCGCAAGGGCGGTTGGGACACCCACGGCCTGCCCATCGAAATTCAGGTGGAAAAAGAGCTGGGCATCACGAAAGAAGACATCGGCAAAACCATTTCGGTTGAAGAGTACAACGCCCGGTGCCGCGAGGCGGTGATGAAATACAAGGGCCAGTGGGACGACCTGACGGAGAAAATGGGCTACTGGGTCGACTTGCACGATCCGTACGTGACCTTCGAGTCCGATTACATGGAGACGTTGTGGAACCTGTTGAAGAAGCTGTACGACAAGCACCTGCTGTATAAAGGCTACACGATCCAGCCCTACTCCCCGGCGGCGGGGACGGGTCTGTCGTCGCACGAGCTGAACCAGCCCGGCACCTACCGCGACGTGAAGGATACGTCGGTGGTGGCGCAGTTCAAGGTGGTGCGGAACGAGAAATCGGACTTCCTCTTCGACGCCCCTTCAGAGTCGGTGTATTTCCTGGCTTGGACGACTACACCCTGGACCCTGCCAGCCAACTCGGCATTGGCCGTGGGCGACAGCATCGACTACGTTCGCGTCCGGACCTTCAATCCGTATACCTACGAGCCGGTCACCGTCATTCTGGCCGCCGCTCTCATGCCGCAGTACTTTTCTTCGAAAGCCGAAGGGCTGTCGCTGGAAGACTACAAGCCGGGCGACAAACAGATTCCGTACCTCGTGACCGGGACCTACAAAGGTCGCGAACTCCTGGGCGTGAAGTACGAACAACTGCTGCCTTACGTTACGCCCGAAAAACCTGCGTTCCGTGTCATTTCCGGCGATTACGTCAGTACAGACGACGGTACGGGCATTGTGCATATTTCGCCGACCTTCGGGGCGGACGACTACCGCGTCGCGCAACAGGCCGACATTCCGGCCATCCTGGTCGATTACCCTGACGGCAGCAAGGGGCCAATTGTAGACAAACAGGGCCGGTTTACGCCGGAAATCACGGACTGGGCCGGAAAATACGTGAAGAATTACGACGGCCAGGACGAAAACGACCCGAATTACAAGTCGACCGATGTACTGATCGCCATCAAACTCAAAGAAGAGAACAAGGCGTTTAAGGTCGAGAAATACGAACACAGCTACCCGCACTGCTGGCGGACCGACAAGCCCGTGTTGTATTACCCGCTCGATTCGTGGTTTATCCGCACGACGGCTTACAAAGACAAGCTCGTGAAGCTGAACCACACCATCAACTGGAAACCCGTTTCGACGGGCATCGGGCGGTTCGGCAACTGGCTGGAAAACCTTGTGGACTGGAACCTGTCGCGTTCGCGCTACTGGGGAACGCCCCTGCCGATCTGGCGCTCGGAAGACAACCAGGCGGAGGTCTGCATCGGTTCGTACAAAGAACTGCAAAAGCATCTCGAAGAGGCGTTAGCAAGCGAGGCACTTTCGGACACGCAACGGGCGAACAACGAGGCCGCACTGGAGCGACTCCGTGCCGGTGAATTCGACCCGCACCGCCCGTTTGTGGACGACATTACGCTGGTGAGCAAAGAAGGGACGCTGATGTTCCGCGAGCCGGACCTGATCGACGTGTGGTTCGATTCGGGTGCGATGCCTTACGCGCAGTGGCACTATCCGTTCGAGAACGTCGAGTCGTTCGCCCAGAACTTCCCGGCCGATTTCATCGCCGAAGGCGTCGATCAGACGCGCGGCTGGTTTTTCACGCTGCACGCGCTGGCGGGGATGCTGTTTGACTCCGTTGCCTTCAAAAACGTGATTTCGAACGGCCTGGTGCTCGACAAAAACGGCAACAAAATGTCGAAGCGGCATGGCAACGCGGTCGATCCCTTTCAGACGCTGGCTACCTACGGACCGGACGCCACGCGCTGGTACATGATTTCGAACGCCTCGCCGTGGGAAAACCTCAAATTCAACCCCGACGGCGTGCAGGAAGTGCAGCGTAAGTTCTTCGGCACGTTGCACAACACCTACGCGTTCTTCGCGCTCTACGCCAACCTCGACGGCTTCACCTTTGCCGAGCCGCCCGTGCCGTTGGCCAACCGTACGGAAAGCGACCGCTGGGTCATCTCGCGCCTTAACACGCTGATCAAAACGGTAGAACGGGCGATGGACGAGTACGAACCCACCCGGGCGGCCCGCGCCATTCAGGACTTCGTGAACGACGACCTGAGCAACTGGTACGTGCGCCTGAATCGGAAACGTTTCTGGAAACAGGACTACAATGAAGACAAACGAGCGGCCTACCAGACCCTCTACACGTGTCTGATGACGGTCGCGCAACTGGCCTCGCCCATCGCCCCTTTCTACGCGGAGCGGTTGTACCAGGACCTGAACGGTGAAGCGCGCTACGGTGCGGAGTCGGTGCACCTGACCCGTTTCCCGAAGGCCGACGAGAAGGCCATCGACCAGGCGCTGGAATTCCGCATGTCGCTGGCGCAACGCGCCTCGTCGCTGGTTCACTCCATCCGCAAGCAGCACAAGCTGAAGGTACGTCAGCCGCTGTCGCGCATTCTGATTCCGGTGCTGAACGAGCAGGTGAAAGAGCAGCTTTCGGCCGTGGCCGAACTGATCCTCTCAGAGGTAAACGTGAAGAAGCTAGAGTACATCGACGATACGTCGGGCGTGCTGGTAAAGCGGATCAAACCGAATTTCCGCAAGCTGGGCAAGCAGTTTGGTCCGAAGATGAAAGACGTGGCGGCGCTGATCAACGGCTTTAACCAAGACGACATCCGCGACTTCGAGCAAAACGGTGGCAAGGACATCGACGTGGACGGACAAGCGTATCGCCTCACCGAAGAGGACGTCGAGATCACGTCGGAGGACATTCCGGGCTGGATCGTCGCCAGTGAAGATGGACTGACCGTCGCGCTCGACCTGGCCCTGACCGACGAACTGAAACAGGAAGGGATCGCCCGCGACTTAGTCAACCGTGTACAGAACATGCGGAAGGACATGGGCCTCGACGTGCAGGACAAAATCCGCATCGCCATCGAAAAATCGGACGAGCTGGTCAACGCCGCCCTGACGGCCAACCAGGAATACATCTGCACCGAAACCCAGGCGTTGGAACTCAACCTCCTCGACCGGGTAGAAGGTGCACAGTCCGTCGACATGGACGACATTCAACTGCAAATGCGCATCGAGGGCGTGTAGTCTTTTTTAAACCTTTGTAAACACCCCGCTTTTGCGAAACTGCAAAAGCGGGGTGTTTTTGTTATGTCTAAAACAGACCTGTTCTCTGCAGCAAACAAGGCATTTCTTCTTTCAGGAGTATGAAAGGCAATTACGAACGTGCTAGCCGTACCACTTTTACTATGACGACGCCAACGTAACAGTGGTACGGCGACAAACTGAAATTCATCCCCGCAACACCCTTGCCGTCACCCACAACTGACCGACGTGCCGCTGGGTATGTTCCGCTGCATGAACCAGCAAACCGATCACCGTAGAAGGCAACTGCGCCCGCCCTACTCCGCGCGGTTCGGTCAAGGTCGACTCGTCCGTAGCACGGAGTTGCGCCAATGTTTTATCCACCTGCGTTTCAAAGTTGCTGACCAATTCTTCCACGCTGATCTCGGCCGGTACGCCTTCGTTGTGCAGATACGCTAGTTGTGTTTCGGTCAGCGCTTCGCCACGGGCGTAGGTCAGCAGACGATCCAGCACGCCCGTCAGATGCCGCAAATGAAAGCCGACCGATGCGACGCCCGCGAGCCGTTCCCACAATAAAGCGTCCGGAAATTCGTCCAGATAGCGTCGCACTTCCTCGCGCGATTGCAACAGGGCATGCGCCACGGGCTGGAGCAGCGCGGGTTGATCAG encodes:
- the ileS gene encoding isoleucine--tRNA ligase; this encodes MKYPEYKNPDYAQIGQDILQFWKEKDIFEKSVSSREGNAAYTFYEGPPSANGTPGIHHVMARTVKDLVCRYQTLKGFQVKRKGGWDTHGLPIEIQVEKELGITKEDIGKTISVEEYNARCREAVMKYKGQWDDLTEKMGYWVDLHDPYVTFESDYMETLWNLLKKLYDKHLLYKGYTIQPYSPAAGTGLSSHELNQPGTYRDVKDTSVVAQFKVVRNEKSDFLFDAPSESVYFLAWTTTPWTLPANSALAVGDSIDYVRVRTFNPYTYEPVTVILAAALMPQYFSSKAEGLSLEDYKPGDKQIPYLVTGTYKGRELLGVKYEQLLPYVTPEKPAFRVISGDYVSTDDGTGIVHISPTFGADDYRVAQQADIPAILVDYPDGSKGPIVDKQGRFTPEITDWAGKYVKNYDGQDENDPNYKSTDVLIAIKLKEENKAFKVEKYEHSYPHCWRTDKPVLYYPLDSWFIRTTAYKDKLVKLNHTINWKPVSTGIGRFGNWLENLVDWNLSRSRYWGTPLPIWRSEDNQAEVCIGSYKELQKHLEEALASEALSDTQRANNEAALERLRAGEFDPHRPFVDDITLVSKEGTLMFREPDLIDVWFDSGAMPYAQWHYPFENVESFAQNFPADFIAEGVDQTRGWFFTLHALAGMLFDSVAFKNVISNGLVLDKNGNKMSKRHGNAVDPFQTLATYGPDATRWYMISNASPWENLKFNPDGVQEVQRKFFGTLHNTYAFFALYANLDGFTFAEPPVPLANRTESDRWVISRLNTLIKTVERAMDEYEPTRAARAIQDFVNDDLSNWYVRLNRKRFWKQDYNEDKRAAYQTLYTCLMTVAQLASPIAPFYAERLYQDLNGEARYGAESVHLTRFPKADEKAIDQALEFRMSLAQRASSLVHSIRKQHKLKVRQPLSRILIPVLNEQVKEQLSAVAELILSEVNVKKLEYIDDTSGVLVKRIKPNFRKLGKQFGPKMKDVAALINGFNQDDIRDFEQNGGKDIDVDGQAYRLTEEDVEITSEDIPGWIVASEDGLTVALDLALTDELKQEGIARDLVNRVQNMRKDMGLDVQDKIRIAIEKSDELVNAALTANQEYICTETQALELNLLDRVEGAQSVDMDDIQLQMRIEGV
- a CDS encoding serine hydrolase — encoded protein: MGLSACSSSYHAASGADTPGNDLLIRLLRNRHSPVLERVLRQPEHFEYQILYTQIDRDAANRPTFRSYRLNVDSTRYFYPASTAKLPTALLALEKLNQLAIPGLDKYSTMLTDSGAVGQTAVYEDTTSATGLPSVAHYVRKILLVSDNDAYNRLYEFIGQEPLNERLHAKGYTDTRIFHRLEVARTPEQSRQTNPVRFYDADEQLLYEQPLVTSQRVYEAPAPILKGKGEMIEGHVVMEPKDFSGLNFYPLEEQQRLLRALLFPESVPEQARFQLTDDDYRFVYQAMSEFPRESRYPKYENPPYHDSYVKFLQFGDRKTPLDGQIRVFNKVGDAYGFLIDNAYVVDFENNLEFLLSAVVLVNENGIFNDGDYAYDTIGFPFLGELGRTLYDYERTRPRAHTPDLSRFRISYE
- a CDS encoding DinB family protein; its protein translation is MATSSLPEVWLRGPLPDQPALLQPVAHALLQSREEVRRYLDEFPDALLWERLAGVASVGFHLRHLTGVLDRLLTYARGEALTETQLAYLHNEGVPAEISVEELVSNFETQVDKTLAQLRATDESTLTEPRGVGRAQLPSTVIGLLVHAAEHTQRHVGQLWVTARVLRG